In Syngnathoides biaculeatus isolate LvHL_M chromosome 8, ASM1980259v1, whole genome shotgun sequence, the genomic stretch CTCCCTGCGCTTTCATAGTCATGTTTCATATTTACAGGTAATATTATGTTTTTGATGGTTGTTTGGGCATTTGACTAACTTCTCAACCCGCGGCAAGACGATCgtcattatttaaaatgtaatatttacgGCCACAGCAATCCGGTTTGAAGCCAGTGTTGAATGTTTTTCAGGATGAGCGAAACCAAATTCTGACGGCCTATCTTTGGATCCGACAAGTGTGGCTTGACGCGCATCTCAAATGGAGTAAGGATGACTACGATGGCCTCGATACCATCCGTATACCTAGCAGTTATGTATGGAGACCCGATATAGTCCTATATAACAAGTAGGTCGGACTGGTGTCGAGTTTCCATTGTACGACGTTTGGGTTTCTATAGAAAAGGCACAAGCTGGACATTCCTTGAGGACATTATTCAAGGGAGTGTGCAGACCTCGGTCTGTTTTTTATGCATCACTAAAGGTCCACAGTTGCCAAACAtaaaacacagacacaaacaactGAGGAACGAGTCCAACAACCTGTGGACTCGGCCCTTAGTGGGTGTACTTGTGCCTTTTTGGAGGTCCACCAAtgtccttgtgtgttttgagtGCAGAGGGTAGGCTTTGTTCACCTTTGGGGCAATTAAGTCTTAAATGAACTTCCGCAACATTCAAGGGTTTACTGCAGTCTTCTCGGCGTGGTGCGTTTCTGCCTTTCAGTGCCGATGACCACTTCACTGGCCCCATGGACACCAACGTGGTGATCCGCCACGACGGCCAAATCATGTGGGACTCGCCGGCGATCACCAAGAGCTCCTGCAAGGTGGACGTGTCCTTCTTCCCCTTTGATGCACAGCAGTGCCGGTTTACTTACGGCTCGTGGACCTACAACGGCAACCAGCTGGACATCCTTAATGCCATGGAGAGCGCTGACCTGGCTGACCTGGTGGACAACGTGGAGTGGGAAGTCCTGGGCATGCCGGCCAAAAGAAACGTCATCTTGTACGGGTGCTGCGCCGACCCTTACCCCGACATCACCTACACCCTGAAACTCAAGAGGAGGGCGTCCTTCTACGTCTACAACCTGCTGATACCGTGCGTGATGATCTCGTTTCTGGCTCCGCTGGGTTTCTACCTGCCTGCCGACTCTGGAGAAAAGGTGTCCTTGGGTGTCACCGTGATGCTGGCGTTGACTGTCTTTCAGCTGCTAGTTGCGGAGATCATGCCCCCGTCGGAGAATGTACCGCTCATCGGTAAGGATTAAGGATCAATCCTATCATGCGTATCAACATGATTGTATTGTGTAATCAGCATGTTGTGACATATCCATTCCTCCGAACTGAATCCAGATTAAAGTGGGTTAGAGCTCGTCACAGATGAAGAAGCACATTGACAGCTACAGACATTAAAGACTTTCTATGAAGCTACCGTATATGCTGGTGACAGGCCACAATCTTGCCTTTCAACCtgtggttgtctttttttttctccaatagCCAGAACCTGGAAATCCCCAGTGCCTGTCCCAAACATCGTGAAATGGGAGAGTAGGATCTGGAAGACCATCTGGcttacaaaaaaagtacaaataatgcAACTTAAACTCTAGCGATCTCTAAGGGAAGGAACCAGAAGATAATTCAGTTCTCAACAATCTAGCGTACATTTTTGGAAAGACATTCAATCACAGGGATCAACATACAAATGCCGCTTAGGAAGGGGTTTGGGTCAAGTGTTAGGGGTTAGGATTACTGTGAAGGGTCAGGGTTCCTGGAAGGATTGTTCTGAACCGTAATGGGATTGATAACCAATGTGCAAACGCACACCCTGTCTGTCATCCACAGGAAAGTACTACATCGCCACCATGACCATGATCACCGCCTCCACTGCGTTAACCATCTTCATCATGAACATTCACCACTGCGGACCGGACGCCAAGCCTGTCCCCAAGTGGGCCAAGAAGGTCATCCTGCAGCACATGGCCAGAATGTGCTTTGTTTACGAGGTCGGAGAAAACTGCATGTCTCCGCAGTCGGAGAAGCGGGAACCTCCACTGCCGAAGAACCATGACGTGAACGGCCTGGCGGGGGCCTGTGGGGAGGATCGGACCTTCGGGATGGAAACAGTTCGCCCCATGACCGCAGACGGGAGTGATGACTTGGCGGAGTCGATGGGGATGAATCCTGCCAATTGCTACAACTCCTGGAAGAACCACACCTGCGCCAGCGCAGACTACGAAAACTCAAGGGGTCCAAGGAAATACCGAAAAGGAGGCGTGAGCAACGGGGAGGGGTTCCACCGTGCACGTTGCGACGAGAGGTCTCTGCTGGTGCCGAGCGTGGAGTACATCGCCAACTGCTACAGGGAGCAGAAGGCCACTCAGAAGAGAACCGGCGAGTGGAAGAAAGTGGCTAAGGTTCTGGATCGCTTCTTCATGTGGTTGTTCTTCATCATGGTCTTCTTCATGAGTCTTCTCATCCTGGGCAAAGCCATTTAGCACCAGGCTCGCTTTTTTAGCGGACTCATACTCAGTGGCATTGTTTTGCAGAAATTCCTTGACTGTTTCTTTCAGTTTCTTTTAGATTATAAATTTGCCTCAGGACTTCATTTTCTCAGAGTTAATAGGAGAATTCTCATGATAAGGAATGTGGTATTGTAttatacagcattttttttaatgtattgctGGTTTCTAGGTGATACGTGGAGTTGAGAGAGGTGAACTCAGTTGGTAAGAAACCATAGAAAACCCCGGTAGAAAGCGCACAGCCTGTCATTGACATTCCaggagttttttgtttgtttgtttgtttgtttgttttaataataaaatgcacACATATAACTCATGTTGAGGACAACCGAAGAAGAATGACTTCCACTTGACCCACAAATGACCTTAAATTGGTTTGTTATACTAGCATTATGGCCGgcactgtggagcagctggtaaagcgttggactcacagttctgaggagctggtttcaatcccggacccgcctgtatggagtttgcatgttctccccatgcctgcgtaggtttcctccgggcactccggttttctcccacattccaaaaacatgcaacattaattggacactctaaattgcccctacgtgtgattgtgagtgcggctgtttgtctctatgtgccctgcgattggctggcgaccagttcagggtgtgccccgcctcctgcccattgacagctgggataggctccggcactccccgcgatacTCGTGACGATAAGGagtgaacaaaatggatggatggatactggcATTTGTCAAACATTTGACATAGTTTGAGCGTATGAATTAAGTGCAACGCAAAAAAGtagacgactggttagagcgtctggctcagagttctgaggactggggtttaaatctcggactaattggagactctaaattacccttaagTGTGAGTGGGAGTGTGATTGGTTTGTTGTTAGCATGTGCCCTGAAATTTGGTGGTGACCTGTTATGGGTGTGTCCCGTCTATGCGGCATGCATGAGGCTAAGcggaatggaaaatgaaagaatgaatgattTAGTACAGACATGAAGAGGACCACACCCTATCTGGCAGAAATTAGCACAAGGTTTTCTGTTTACCTTTTTTGTTTCACGCAGGCAGATGAGGCCTTTGGTCCACCTCTTCCTTGTTCGATCACTTTTATCCAATCCGGGGGATGCCAACTAAGACTTGCCCTTGAGTTCCTCACAAGGAAAAACTCCTTGGTGGAATTCCTGCATCCCACTTCTCTTGTTTGGTGGTGATCTCGTGtccaaataaaaatccagataGACTAAACATGTCTTTTGAGTATTAAATACAACTAAATCAAATTAAGAAATGTACAAATCTTGTAAAAGCAAGCAGCCCACGCTGATCGCTCTCGCTTCTCTCGTGAGATCCCGAAGGCGAGTGCCTCCTCTTTTCAGATAACAGTCTGTTCCTTCAGCAGCTCCTTATCAAACCAGTTCTCACCTGTTCTCGTCTGAATGTTATCAGAATGTCCGTCGAGCgggtgtgtgcgcgtgcattCATAACAttgtttaaacaaacaaacaaacgctgCGCAGGTTCACGTACGGCTCGTGGACCTACAGTACAACGGCAACCAGCTGGACATCCTTAAAGCCACGGAGTGCGGTGAGCTGGTAGTGGGACGTCCTTGGTATGCCGACACTGACAGCTGCAGGACAGTAGATGTTAGCACTGCAAAGATATTAGTATTCAATCAACGTATCATATATGGATGTTCCCTTTCATTCAgttctagtctttttttttttttttaaaacaagacccaGACCCAGGAAACGGCCAGTGCCTGTCCCAACTCAAAGCCATCTAACGCCAGGCTTGTTCTTTTCGTGTCGTCACGCTCcaatgcagtttatttttaatttattttccgagtgtgtgttttgtttatttttgaacaggaaatacagacatttctttcatttagaGAAACGAAAATAAAGCCTCACCATATTTGTTTATTCCTGTTTTGGCCTAAAGCAGAACTTTCACTGCAACTTACCTAAGCCAATTTATGTATACTTTTCTGTCCCGGTTTGATGCACTCATGTACTGTATGATGTATCAAAGATGTAAATCACTGAACAATCAACTTTGGATTCCACTGTTTTCCAATGTAATGTCactggtcacagctgtttcacattcggactgtatttagacaggcatttaagtttttgtcactggtatTTGCCAGTTCGGTGCTTTATGTTAGTGAGTTGGATTCACTGCcggtgggactctccgcttctacgtgaaagttagagtaaccctcgtcacagcgattctgtgccattCTCTTTGATCcagtcctgttgagtttgttaatTTGTCCTAGAGTgatcggaccttgctgtatgtcttttggatccagcctagcctagcgtttctgtgcctctgccttgtcagaacgctacaccgtgtatgacccagtttccggaataaaccatattgaacattatgcctctgcctcgaagtcctgcatttgggtccgcccttgtTGACATTCAAATCCTTTGCACTCAACCTCCAAAAGTAAAACACACAAATCTGATCTCAGTCCCCTTGTTTCGAGTAGCAGGcctacaaaggaaaaaaactgttctctAGTCTTTGGATTGAGGTCTCAGGTTTCTCTGCGTGGACCAAACCATGTGTCCCCAGTGTCAGTGAATAGGTCAAATCAATTAAGAAGCCACTCAGGGTCCATAATGTCCACAGTGGGTCTCATGGGTGACCACATTAGTCCCTTGTAAGGTCCTAACTGCCCCACTGTGGGGCACATGCAACTGTGCCCAAGGACTCTGTGACCGCTTGA encodes the following:
- the LOC133505226 gene encoding neuronal acetylcholine receptor subunit alpha-10-like encodes the protein MKRLEMQSLLCLFICVSVLPASRCAHSRFARKLLSDLFDNYTSALRPAEDTDAILNVTLQVTLSQIIDMDERNQILTAYLWIRQVWLDAHLKWSKDDYDGLDTIRIPSSYVWRPDIVLYNNADDHFTGPMDTNVVIRHDGQIMWDSPAITKSSCKVDVSFFPFDAQQCRFTYGSWTYNGNQLDILNAMESADLADLVDNVEWEVLGMPAKRNVILYGCCADPYPDITYTLKLKRRASFYVYNLLIPCVMISFLAPLGFYLPADSGEKVSLGVTVMLALTVFQLLVAEIMPPSENVPLIGKYYIATMTMITASTALTIFIMNIHHCGPDAKPVPKWAKKVILQHMARMCFVYEVGENCMSPQSEKREPPLPKNHDVNGLAGACGEDRTFGMETVRPMTADGSDDLAESMGMNPANCYNSWKNHTCASADYENSRGPRKYRKGGVSNGEGFHRARCDERSLLVPSVEYIANCYREQKATQKRTGEWKKVAKVLDRFFMWLFFIMVFFMSLLILGKAI